A genomic window from Bacteroidales bacterium includes:
- a CDS encoding TetR/AcrR family transcriptional regulator: MSNNHYIEDGSIDVESKILEAATSVFIHKGLAGTSMQEIADEAHISRTSLHYYYRNKDKLFDAVFGQVVDSFATNLTGIINADIALSMKLERFVDAYLDFMLENPNYVSFLVHDLNATPERLVRLILAKDLDIEKLKNQITSEMKSFQREGFDVAQFWASVIGMCIMPFVFKPMITKFFLNESEDAFSEFIRSRKQHILDFLMKYIQN, translated from the coding sequence ATGTCAAATAATCATTATATTGAAGATGGATCCATTGATGTGGAATCCAAAATACTGGAAGCGGCTACCTCTGTTTTTATACATAAAGGACTGGCCGGAACCAGTATGCAGGAAATAGCGGATGAAGCACATATCAGCCGTACATCTTTGCATTACTATTACCGTAATAAGGATAAATTATTCGACGCGGTATTCGGACAGGTCGTTGATTCATTCGCAACCAATTTAACGGGTATTATTAATGCTGATATCGCACTTTCTATGAAATTGGAGCGGTTTGTGGATGCTTATCTCGATTTTATGCTTGAGAATCCAAATTATGTCAGTTTCCTGGTACACGACCTGAATGCTACCCCGGAACGCTTGGTCCGGTTAATCCTGGCTAAAGACTTGGATATTGAGAAGTTGAAAAATCAGATCACTTCTGAAATGAAGTCTTTTCAGCGGGAAGGGTTTGATGTTGCTCAATTCTGGGCCAGCGTAATCGGAATGTGCATTATGCCATTCGTATTCAAGCCCATGATCACCAAATTTTTCCTGAATGAAAGCGAAGATGCCTTTTCCGAATTTATCAGAAGCAGGAAACAGCACATCCTTGATTTCCTGATGAAATATATTCAGAATTAA
- a CDS encoding acyl-CoA dehydratase activase → MYRIGLDVGSTTAKAAIIDDQSRMVYTHYMRHNTLIYETVSAILTDALPIVGENPVTITITGSAGMGICESTGIPFIQELIAATEVVQQMYPQVHTLIDIGGEDSKMIFFPENRMPDIRMNGSCAGGTGAFIDQMASLLNIETAEMSSLAACHQQIYPIASRCGVFAKTDVQNLISRKIPKEDIAASVFHAVAVQSINTLARGYDVQPQVMFIGGPFTFLPELTTSFVRTLGITPEELVKPEHPEVIPALGAALSNKGENIFSMPQLIDLIAEQPNRNRIIATNRLDPLFTSDKEWKLWQEETTPVKVKRTALSEYQGTNCFLGIDSGSTTTKIVALGEDLELLFGFYRNNEGQPMETVHAGLTEFKKELAACGKNLIINRSLVTGYGEELIKAAYGLDNGVVETIAHYAGARHINPDVSFILDIGGQDMKAIFIRDGSIQRIELNESCSSGCGSFIETFGKNLGMPVEEFACKACSAKAPCDLGTRCTVFMNSKVKQSLRENASLEDIAAGLSYSVIKNALIKVLNVTNMDDLGDHISVQGGTFRNPSVRRALELLSGRSVTMSDIPELMGAYGAAVIAKKQWQKAGSTQMSRLQLDQIDQLTEFQSKQLRCKGCENQCVVTRFKFQSGNAYYSGNKCEKVFTNKGNAAVPGFNLYQYKNELLNKCVRKPSGTPRHVIGIPRVLNMFENLPFWSTLLRKCGMEVVLSSPSTVMMYEKGLGTIMSDSICFPAKLVHGHIYDLAERKVERIFYPMVIFERFESKGAVNAYNCPIVSSYAEVIRSSVNPEARWGIPMDSPVVSFADEHLLERACYRYLRMLGVDKQTFRKAFQYAQRAQANHKQKLLDQAKEVIRKATEENRTLIVLAGRPYHTDSLINSKVPDMLCEMGADVLSEDAVSELTSLPELQVLSQWTYPNRIYQAAAWVGQQPENVQLVQINSFGCGPDAITINETKELLRSKGKTHTLVRVDEITSTGSLRLRLRSMLESFTLRNVAESTLAKERTQVAFFEEKDKHRTILAPGFSHIYSRMLPPIFALGGFKLVNLPPPDKMSVDAGLKYANNEICYPATIVVGDIIKALQSGKYDRDQVAIGITQTGGQCRASTYLSLIKKALIASGFEDVPVIAIGTEGKVINSQPGFDMNWLKLLPTIFAALCYTDSIATMYYSSVAREVNKGSSDHLLDKYLRVIQPKILRKDINGIYALLKRAVAEFNRIETDQRYHPRIGIVGEIYIKYNAFGNSDMVDWLVGQGVEVVVPPLIDFFLQSFVNIEVNTQQKIRRSSWSDMFVYFLEKYANGFVGRTNRVMSKYVRYEPSHSIRDMSEKASEILNLANQFGEGWLIPGEIAAFAGSGVNNVVSVQPFGCIANHVVSKGVEKRIRDRYPDMNLLFLDFDSGMSEVNVLNRLHFMVKNVTDEKQYQTTEDKNIIKANTLLKADKLGVS, encoded by the coding sequence ATGTATAGAATAGGCCTGGACGTTGGTTCAACAACAGCTAAAGCCGCAATCATCGATGATCAATCGCGGATGGTATATACCCATTACATGCGGCACAATACACTCATATACGAAACGGTATCCGCTATCCTTACCGATGCCCTTCCTATAGTGGGAGAGAACCCTGTGACCATTACTATCACAGGTTCGGCTGGTATGGGTATTTGCGAGAGCACCGGTATACCCTTCATACAGGAATTAATTGCCGCGACTGAAGTCGTACAGCAAATGTATCCTCAGGTACACACATTAATCGACATCGGGGGCGAGGATTCTAAAATGATTTTCTTTCCGGAAAACCGGATGCCGGACATACGTATGAATGGTAGCTGTGCCGGTGGTACAGGGGCATTTATAGACCAGATGGCTTCACTGCTGAATATTGAAACAGCAGAAATGAGTTCACTGGCTGCTTGTCACCAGCAGATTTATCCGATTGCATCCAGATGTGGTGTATTTGCAAAAACGGACGTACAAAACCTGATCAGCAGGAAGATACCGAAAGAAGATATTGCTGCTTCAGTTTTCCATGCTGTTGCCGTACAGAGCATTAATACGCTGGCCAGAGGGTATGATGTGCAGCCACAGGTAATGTTCATCGGCGGACCATTTACTTTTCTTCCCGAATTGACCACCTCTTTTGTCCGTACACTGGGCATTACTCCTGAAGAATTGGTAAAACCCGAACATCCGGAGGTAATCCCTGCATTGGGAGCCGCATTGAGTAATAAGGGCGAAAATATTTTTTCCATGCCCCAGCTGATCGACCTTATTGCCGAACAGCCGAACAGGAACCGGATCATTGCGACTAACAGGCTTGATCCGTTATTCACATCGGATAAGGAATGGAAACTCTGGCAAGAAGAGACTACCCCGGTAAAGGTAAAACGAACCGCTTTGAGTGAATATCAGGGAACAAATTGTTTCCTGGGGATTGATTCTGGATCCACTACGACCAAGATCGTCGCACTGGGTGAAGATCTTGAGTTATTATTCGGATTCTACCGTAACAACGAGGGGCAACCCATGGAAACGGTACATGCCGGATTGACCGAATTTAAGAAAGAACTGGCAGCATGCGGGAAGAATTTAATCATCAACAGGAGCCTGGTTACTGGCTATGGCGAGGAGTTGATCAAGGCTGCTTACGGATTGGATAACGGGGTGGTAGAAACCATCGCTCATTATGCCGGAGCGCGGCATATCAATCCTGATGTTTCTTTCATACTCGATATAGGCGGACAGGATATGAAAGCCATATTTATCCGTGACGGATCTATCCAGCGGATCGAATTGAACGAATCCTGTTCTTCCGGCTGCGGGTCTTTTATTGAGACTTTCGGTAAAAATCTTGGAATGCCGGTGGAAGAGTTTGCCTGCAAGGCTTGTTCTGCCAAAGCACCCTGTGATTTAGGGACGAGGTGCACTGTCTTTATGAATTCAAAGGTCAAACAATCGTTACGGGAAAATGCTTCATTAGAAGATATAGCCGCAGGATTATCCTATTCTGTAATCAAAAATGCATTGATCAAAGTGTTGAATGTAACCAATATGGATGATCTTGGTGACCATATCTCCGTACAAGGGGGAACATTCCGCAATCCGTCCGTGCGGCGTGCATTGGAATTACTTTCAGGGAGATCAGTAACGATGTCGGATATTCCGGAATTGATGGGTGCATACGGGGCTGCTGTGATTGCGAAAAAGCAATGGCAAAAAGCCGGAAGTACACAAATGTCCAGGTTACAACTTGACCAGATCGACCAGTTAACGGAATTTCAAAGCAAACAATTACGTTGTAAAGGTTGTGAGAATCAATGTGTAGTGACCCGATTTAAGTTCCAGAGCGGAAATGCCTATTATTCGGGGAACAAATGTGAAAAAGTGTTCACCAATAAAGGAAATGCAGCTGTACCGGGATTCAACCTGTACCAGTATAAGAATGAATTATTGAATAAATGTGTCAGGAAGCCGTCCGGAACCCCACGTCATGTAATAGGCATACCACGTGTCCTCAATATGTTCGAAAACCTGCCGTTTTGGAGTACGTTGTTGCGTAAGTGCGGCATGGAAGTGGTACTTTCTTCTCCTTCAACCGTGATGATGTATGAAAAAGGACTGGGTACCATCATGTCCGACAGTATCTGTTTTCCGGCAAAACTGGTGCATGGACATATTTATGACCTTGCCGAACGTAAAGTGGAGCGTATCTTTTATCCGATGGTTATTTTTGAACGTTTTGAAAGCAAGGGGGCTGTTAATGCATACAATTGCCCGATTGTCAGCAGCTATGCCGAAGTCATACGCAGTTCCGTAAATCCGGAAGCACGCTGGGGTATCCCTATGGATAGCCCTGTCGTATCTTTTGCCGATGAACATTTGCTGGAAAGGGCCTGTTACCGTTATTTGAGGATGCTGGGAGTTGATAAGCAGACCTTCCGTAAGGCATTCCAGTATGCACAACGGGCACAGGCAAACCATAAGCAGAAGCTACTGGATCAGGCAAAAGAAGTCATCAGGAAAGCCACTGAGGAGAACAGGACGCTGATCGTATTGGCCGGCCGGCCGTACCATACCGACTCCCTGATCAACAGTAAGGTGCCTGATATGCTTTGTGAAATGGGCGCCGATGTGCTGTCCGAAGATGCTGTCAGCGAATTGACCTCCTTACCGGAATTACAGGTGTTGTCCCAGTGGACTTACCCCAACAGGATCTATCAGGCTGCAGCGTGGGTCGGACAACAACCGGAAAATGTACAGCTGGTACAGATCAACTCATTCGGCTGCGGACCCGATGCCATTACCATCAATGAAACGAAAGAATTATTACGGAGTAAGGGTAAAACACACACGTTGGTACGTGTGGATGAGATCACCAGTACCGGATCGTTGCGCCTTCGCCTGCGTTCCATGCTGGAATCCTTTACCCTGCGCAATGTTGCCGAATCTACTCTGGCAAAAGAACGTACGCAGGTCGCCTTCTTTGAGGAAAAGGATAAACACCGTACGATTCTGGCTCCGGGCTTTTCACATATCTATTCACGCATGTTGCCTCCCATTTTTGCCCTGGGCGGTTTTAAGCTGGTGAATCTTCCTCCTCCTGATAAGATGTCTGTGGATGCAGGTTTGAAATATGCCAACAATGAGATATGCTATCCGGCTACCATTGTGGTAGGAGACATCATTAAAGCCCTGCAATCGGGAAAATATGACCGGGACCAGGTGGCGATTGGGATTACCCAGACAGGCGGGCAATGCAGGGCATCTACTTATCTGTCGCTGATAAAGAAAGCGCTGATAGCTTCCGGGTTTGAAGATGTTCCGGTGATCGCTATCGGAACAGAAGGTAAAGTGATCAACAGCCAGCCGGGATTCGATATGAACTGGTTGAAACTGTTGCCTACGATCTTTGCCGCTTTGTGCTACACGGACAGCATAGCTACCATGTATTACTCCTCGGTGGCCAGGGAGGTGAACAAAGGAAGCTCGGACCATCTTCTGGATAAGTACCTGAGGGTGATACAACCCAAGATATTGCGTAAAGACATCAACGGTATTTATGCCCTGTTGAAACGGGCAGTTGCCGAATTCAACCGGATAGAAACAGACCAGCGTTACCATCCGCGCATCGGTATTGTCGGGGAGATATACATCAAATACAATGCATTTGGAAATTCTGATATGGTAGACTGGTTGGTGGGTCAGGGAGTAGAAGTGGTGGTGCCGCCGCTGATCGACTTTTTCCTTCAGAGCTTTGTCAACATCGAAGTCAATACACAGCAAAAGATCCGCCGTTCCTCCTGGTCGGATATGTTCGTGTATTTCCTGGAAAAATATGCGAATGGTTTTGTCGGACGGACCAACCGGGTCATGTCAAAGTATGTGCGTTATGAACCGTCACACAGTATACGAGATATGTCCGAAAAAGCATCCGAGATACTTAACCTGGCCAACCAGTTTGGTGAAGGGTGGCTGATTCCCGGGGAAATAGCCGCATTTGCCGGAAGCGGGGTGAATAATGTGGTCAGCGTACAACCGTTCGGATGTATCGCCAACCATGTGGTTTCAAAAGGCGTGGAAAAACGTATCCGCGACCGCTATCCGGATATGAACCTGCTTTTCCTAGACTTCGACAGCGGGATGAGTGAGGTAAATGTGCTGAACCGGCTGCATTTTATGGTCAAAAATGTGACCGACGAAAAACAGTATCAGACAACAGAGGATAAAAATATCATAAAAGCAAATACATTACTGAAAGCAGATAAATTAGGGGTGTCGTAA
- a CDS encoding polymer-forming cytoskeletal protein: MAKLVEEPVSHNTITNGTEIIGDINSNGDIRLDGLLKGNLNTKGKVVVGPTGNVIGTINCKNSDIFGKVEGKITVSDLLSLKSTANLKGDIITNKLSIEPGCKFTGTCSMDANANTVGTQPKSSSPEK, translated from the coding sequence ATGGCAAAATTAGTCGAAGAACCCGTTTCTCATAATACCATTACTAATGGTACCGAAATAATAGGAGATATTAATTCGAACGGAGACATTCGTTTGGATGGTTTATTGAAAGGTAACCTCAATACCAAGGGTAAAGTGGTGGTTGGCCCGACAGGCAACGTGATAGGAACTATCAACTGTAAAAACTCCGATATCTTTGGTAAGGTTGAAGGAAAGATCACAGTGTCGGATCTATTATCACTCAAATCGACAGCCAATCTGAAAGGAGATATTATCACCAATAAATTGTCTATCGAACCCGGATGCAAATTTACCGGAACCTGTTCTATGGATGCAAACGCTAATACGGTCGGAACACAACCTAAGAGCAGCAGTCCTGAAAAATAA
- the trmD gene encoding tRNA (guanosine(37)-N1)-methyltransferase TrmD, giving the protein MRIDILTVVPELLESPFSHSIIKRAKAKGVIELVVHNIRDYATDKHKRVDDYAFSGDAGMVMMIEPVYRVISELKKQRGYDEVIYTSPDGELFEQKEANRLSTLTNIIILCGHYKGIDHRIREHLITKEISIGDYVLTGGELAASVICDAVIRLLPGALGDESSALTDSFQDGLLAPPVYTRPAEFNGWKVPEILLKGNSAAIEQWKFEQSLERTKRLRPKLLE; this is encoded by the coding sequence ATGCGTATAGATATTCTTACTGTTGTCCCTGAACTGTTGGAAAGCCCTTTTAGTCATTCTATTATCAAAAGGGCAAAAGCCAAAGGTGTGATAGAACTGGTCGTACATAATATCAGGGATTATGCCACAGATAAACACAAAAGGGTGGACGATTATGCTTTTAGCGGTGATGCCGGAATGGTAATGATGATTGAACCGGTTTACCGTGTTATCAGTGAATTAAAAAAACAACGTGGGTATGATGAAGTTATCTACACTTCTCCTGACGGTGAATTGTTCGAACAAAAAGAAGCCAACCGGTTATCTACTCTTACCAACATCATCATACTATGCGGACACTACAAAGGGATAGACCATCGTATCCGCGAACATTTGATCACTAAAGAAATATCTATTGGCGATTATGTACTTACAGGTGGCGAATTGGCTGCATCTGTGATCTGTGATGCTGTTATCCGCCTGCTCCCGGGAGCATTGGGAGATGAAAGTTCTGCCCTGACCGATTCGTTTCAGGATGGGTTACTGGCTCCGCCGGTATACACGAGGCCTGCCGAATTTAATGGCTGGAAGGTTCCTGAAATATTGTTAAAGGGAAATTCTGCAGCTATTGAACAGTGGAAATTTGAGCAATCCCTGGAACGGACAAAACGTCTCCGTCCGAAACTACTTGAATGA
- a CDS encoding DNA replication/repair protein RecF, with translation MIEQDTNNENILQQLKHLSLINFKNYEQAEFEFCSKINCFVGNNGTGKTNVLDAIYYLSMTKSCFHTADTQNIRYENDFFVIQGEYDRKGTTENIYCGVKRGQKKVFRRNKKDYERLSEHIGLLPVVMVSPADNQLITGGSDERRRFMNEVISQYDHQYLLEMMNYNRALEQRNALLKKFAEDRYFDNDMLEIWNEQLMLTGNRIFEHRLNFCKVLIPVFQDYYENISGGNEKVELIYRSQLQDKDFASLLLESASKDRLLQYTTCGIHKDDLLLQMSGYPIKKSGSQGQQKTFLVSLKMAYSDFIRQHCKIAPILLLDDIFDKFDTSRVSHIVKLVADKKFGQIFITDTGREHIEDILKTTGSEYQLFEINKKNN, from the coding sequence ATGATTGAGCAGGATACCAATAACGAAAATATCCTCCAGCAATTGAAACACCTTTCATTAATCAATTTCAAGAATTATGAACAGGCTGAATTTGAATTTTGTAGTAAAATCAATTGTTTTGTAGGAAACAACGGAACCGGAAAAACCAATGTATTGGATGCGATCTATTATCTGTCGATGACCAAAAGCTGTTTCCACACCGCCGACACGCAAAATATCCGTTATGAAAATGATTTTTTTGTCATACAGGGAGAATATGACAGGAAAGGAACAACCGAAAACATCTACTGTGGCGTAAAACGCGGGCAAAAAAAAGTTTTCCGGCGCAATAAAAAGGACTACGAGCGTTTATCGGAACACATCGGGCTTTTACCGGTGGTAATGGTATCTCCGGCAGATAATCAACTGATCACAGGTGGAAGCGATGAACGTCGCCGGTTCATGAACGAAGTGATTTCGCAATATGACCACCAGTATCTTCTTGAAATGATGAATTACAATCGTGCTTTGGAACAACGAAATGCTTTGTTGAAGAAGTTCGCCGAAGATCGTTATTTTGATAATGACATGTTGGAGATATGGAATGAACAGCTTATGCTTACCGGAAACCGCATTTTTGAGCACCGGTTGAATTTTTGTAAAGTATTGATCCCTGTTTTTCAGGATTACTATGAGAATATATCCGGAGGCAATGAGAAAGTGGAATTGATCTACCGCTCACAATTACAGGATAAAGATTTTGCATCATTATTGCTTGAATCGGCCAGCAAAGACCGTCTTCTTCAATATACTACCTGTGGCATCCATAAGGATGATCTTTTATTACAGATGAGTGGTTACCCGATAAAGAAATCGGGGTCGCAGGGACAACAAAAAACCTTCCTGGTTTCTTTAAAGATGGCTTATTCCGATTTTATACGGCAACATTGCAAAATTGCTCCCATCCTTTTACTGGATGATATTTTCGACAAATTCGACACGTCGCGTGTCAGTCATATAGTAAAGTTGGTAGCAGATAAGAAATTCGGCCAGATCTTCATTACTGATACCGGCAGGGAACATATTGAAGATATTTTAAAAACAACGGGCTCTGAATATCAGTTATTTGAAATTAATAAAAAGAATAACTGA
- the xerD gene encoding site-specific tyrosine recombinase XerD: MSKWEPLVNDFVAYLKIEKAMSANTIEAYLDDLNKLQSYLNEIDSDVSPMEITSGMLSSFLVRMGEKGMQARSQARMLSGIRAFYKYMLMENLIDTDPTRMVDYPKTGRKLPDVLTVEEIDTLLANIDLSRPEGQRNKAILETMYSCGLRVSELTGLKISDLFLKEGFIRVKGKGSKERLIPISPKAIHEITLYFSDRVQLDIAKGHEDFLFLNQRGKMLSRVMIFTIIKKLAETAGIRKNISPHTFRHSFATHLIEGGADLRAVQEMLGHESILTTEIYTHLDRSFLRQTIIEYHPRSRINRNMKHHD, from the coding sequence ATTTCAAAATGGGAACCGTTGGTCAACGATTTTGTGGCTTATCTTAAAATAGAAAAGGCCATGTCTGCTAATACCATTGAAGCGTATTTAGATGATCTGAACAAATTACAGTCCTATTTGAACGAAATTGATTCCGATGTATCACCCATGGAGATAACCTCCGGGATGCTTTCCTCTTTCCTTGTCCGGATGGGCGAAAAAGGAATGCAGGCACGTTCCCAGGCACGTATGTTATCAGGCATCAGGGCTTTCTACAAATATATGCTCATGGAAAACCTGATTGATACTGATCCGACCCGAATGGTAGACTATCCCAAAACCGGACGCAAACTACCGGATGTACTGACTGTTGAGGAAATAGACACACTACTAGCGAATATTGACCTGAGCAGACCTGAAGGACAACGTAATAAAGCCATCCTTGAAACGATGTATAGCTGCGGATTACGGGTTTCAGAACTGACTGGATTAAAGATATCCGACCTATTCCTAAAGGAAGGCTTTATCCGCGTAAAGGGAAAAGGGAGTAAAGAACGCCTGATCCCGATCAGTCCGAAAGCTATTCATGAGATCACCCTATATTTTTCTGATCGTGTACAGCTTGATATTGCTAAAGGCCATGAAGATTTTCTTTTCCTCAACCAACGGGGGAAAATGCTTTCTCGGGTCATGATCTTTACGATTATCAAGAAACTGGCAGAAACGGCGGGTATCAGGAAAAACATCAGTCCCCATACATTCCGCCATTCTTTTGCGACACATTTGATAGAAGGAGGTGCGGATTTAAGGGCCGTCCAGGAAATGCTCGGACATGAATCCATACTAACCACCGAAATATACACCCATCTGGATCGTAGTTTCTTGAGGCAAACGATCATAGAATACCATCCCAGAAGCAGAATAAACAGAAATATGAAGCATCATGATTGA
- a CDS encoding glycoside hydrolase family 43 protein has translation MEISYRNPLPVSFGDPFILRAADGIFYMYGTGGVNNGFKAYSSPDLVNWKDEGVIYRGATSDSWTVDCFWAPEVYERDGKYYLFFSANWKHNPNKEEENFMIGVAVSDTPTGPFQEMYPEPVFDPGYPIIDANVYFDDSGKVYLYYSRCCYKHPVESEVASWAKEKGWYNEIEESWIYGVEMKPDFSGIIGEPVLLLRPPLTMDDQQAEWESRSVTSHEVNRRWTEGSYIFLHNDTYYMMYSANFFGGQNYAVGYATSTHPLGPFKKADNNPVLQKNTESGGEVTGTGHCMALHLSDGQMLCVYHGRTQKTGEQRMVFMDPMKITDDGLLVVNGPETEIQKMEIPNQ, from the coding sequence ATGGAGATATCTTACCGGAATCCTTTACCGGTATCATTTGGTGATCCGTTTATTTTAAGGGCTGCTGATGGCATTTTCTATATGTATGGTACTGGTGGTGTTAACAACGGATTTAAGGCTTATTCTTCACCAGACCTGGTCAACTGGAAAGACGAAGGTGTTATATATCGCGGAGCAACTTCTGATTCCTGGACAGTGGATTGTTTCTGGGCACCCGAAGTGTACGAAAGGGATGGAAAATATTATCTTTTTTTCAGTGCTAACTGGAAGCATAACCCAAATAAAGAAGAAGAAAATTTCATGATCGGGGTGGCTGTTAGTGATACTCCAACCGGTCCTTTTCAGGAAATGTATCCGGAACCGGTATTCGATCCGGGTTACCCGATTATAGATGCCAATGTCTATTTTGACGATTCGGGAAAGGTATACCTTTACTATTCCCGGTGTTGCTATAAACATCCGGTAGAAAGTGAAGTCGCCTCCTGGGCAAAGGAAAAGGGATGGTACAACGAAATCGAAGAAAGTTGGATCTATGGAGTAGAGATGAAACCTGATTTTTCAGGAATTATCGGCGAACCGGTATTGTTATTGCGTCCGCCTTTGACGATGGATGATCAACAGGCCGAGTGGGAGAGCAGGTCGGTTACCTCCCATGAAGTAAATCGTAGATGGACAGAGGGTTCTTATATATTCCTGCATAATGATACTTATTATATGATGTATTCTGCGAATTTCTTCGGTGGGCAAAATTATGCAGTGGGATATGCCACATCCACTCATCCACTGGGTCCATTCAAAAAAGCAGACAATAATCCTGTTTTACAGAAAAATACTGAAAGCGGCGGGGAGGTTACAGGAACAGGACATTGTATGGCCCTGCATTTATCCGACGGACAAATGTTATGTGTTTATCATGGGCGTACACAAAAGACCGGCGAACAACGAATGGTATTTATGGACCCAATGAAGATTACCGATGATGGTTTATTGGTCGTAAACGGGCCGGAAACAGAGATACAGAAAATGGAAATACCCAATCAGTGA